In a single window of the Lodderomyces elongisporus chromosome 4, complete sequence genome:
- the SPT23 gene encoding SPT3 Dosage dependent suppressor of Ty-induced promoter mutations-like protein, translated as MTFAIKEEPLSSPFMNIDDNHDIRNPLRNIPGNIGNEGVVGDDENRDILDEFLDQRVYDTPEADMQLPLHKFENCASKHHQHQHHQHQHHQHQHQHQRSQNEDEDENLLSSLYALTSNGNTTINNYPDHNQSQQQNMDTSLDDAINDFDNQFQDIFTTQRDSSLNSEGVSPGDADYVYRDIPRDSNVSQLGANLNEQQSQQSQHGQTQFPTPINNPAFANSLGNSSHMVSALPPTSIPLTVYESIREELAKLKFGSHRINAVPKSISVPDPSYLDFSPEAMDKLPYKLTLDGLPCYSRVETQIKCKITLSPSPSESHLLHISQDLISKNKFCLATPVQSLDPLLKENLLYLDAYVLSSDLRKSCHICSRCIKREQKRASRGKAASTKSNSTNANKTADSGGDTEGANLDNQTDSKTPIKNNSSAWSDESMIKKAIIFNCKEIVSFPPPSGIPNEAFKSLELSARIICYCRHHKEQAGFKILVVIKNNKGDVVAKQISSPIMIMDRKKNIPLTRDSIPNSVASSSVNLKELGRGPENGLGQLSGSINGTGNDSVNGDGEATYKKKKLSASESDHDIKFDVSGDPHQLTPNSIDESNSDFHTNTDLESTNGLGMGLGNGNGHGTGIGNSNGTGNSHVRGLKRKKLSVDDPFNHPSNPMYNGSVNGHSPMSNSDTNTSANFNFLKQQPSSMSFQGMSPMALGSHCPPAPHLIQPNFQQSMSLPQQQQQQSPSQSQHLSQQQQMEQLRLPSIQRIIPAHGPVRGGIEITLLGFNFRPGLSVKFGAHRALATHCWSETTIVTYLPPAQQPGQVLVTFESDEIPILQPQQQSQIFTYTDDTDRQLIELALQIVGLKMNGKLEDAKNIARRIVGTDTKSGNGSTSTTPVESSNTPPTNTSGNANVHAYAWFDAAHRSLKKLTTSGLSTQIILVKLLSLVDMPNCPIVIPNWQLANKEGQTLLHLATMKNYAKLIKFLVTHGCKIDVKDNHGITPLFLASMNGNRSLMEFYIGYCKSNWNLKLSNNLYLKDYCDLNVIDMFSTLERETGSAREITDEEEIDEQGVVRRTMSFDSIDSVLEHNYGRHISTMVSYDEVTTPTLPSQAPSPSPTTHQQQQEQIGTSSPPNIPADDSNGKNYMDDRNYISDFADSEFDSEDDFDEDDADYCDDEYSENDDNNDDDDDDDDYGDDVNERKGENYDRGENIATAGSMIALAHGSMTPASIASVSSVATSSASTIRQVEENQVDNSVSNVATSAPSSPGIWQKVKNVFYKEEDSDSLPNYVDLYPSGPSSSSGAKPKSAIEQTLNQSQSITASQVTQVKDDLQESQRSSALPIVQESTLVEQDHDLDAGAASDSSEDMVISYINHPRKSVEHDKMLVFFWIPMLVMIVALFFMVNVMGYRIKQIDQIQSTMRDVLGNIMLGGNERIGRVFATKAAAVAASATGVLTGRG; from the coding sequence ATGACATTTGCAATTAAGGAGGAACCATTATCCTCCCCCTTTATGAACATTGATGACAATCACGATATAAGAAACCCACTTCGCAACATCCCAGGTAATATTGGAAATGAAGGAGTAGTGGGCGACGATGAGAATAGAGATATCTTGGACGAATTTTTGGATCAAAGAGTATACGACACTCCCGAAGCAGATATGCAACTACCTCTCCATaagtttgaaaattgtGCTAGtaaacaccaccaacaccaacaccaccaacaccaacaccaccaacaccaacaccaacaccaaaggagccaaaatgaagatgaagacgaAAACTTATTAAGCTCGCTATACGCACTTACGAGTAATGGCAACACAACCATTAATAACTACCCCGATCACAATCAAAGTCAACAACAGAATATGGATACTTCTTTGGATGATGCAATAAATGACTTTGACAATCAATTTCAAGATATATTCACTACACAGAGAGATCTGCTGCTAAATAGCGAAGGAGTATCTCCCGGTGACGCCGATTACGTCTATAGAGATATACCAAGAGACAGTAATGTATCTCAACTTGGCGCTAATCTTAAcgaacaacaactgcaacaactgcaacatgGACAAACTCAATTTCCAACTCCAATAAACAACCCTGCTTTTGCAAATTCGTTGGGAAACAGTCTGCACATGGTGTCTGCACTTCCACCTACATCAATACCATTGACCGTGTATGAAAGCATTCGCGAGGAATTGGCtaaattgaaatttggAAGTCACCGCATAAATGCTGTACCCAAATCAATATCTGTTCCTGATCCATCATACTTGGACTTCTCTCCTGAAGCCATGGACAAATTACCCTACAAGCTTACACTAGATGGTTTGCCGTGTTATTCAAGGGTCGAGACCCAAATCAAATGCAAAATTACTCTTAGCCCTTCGCCAAGTGAAAGTCATCTTTTACATATCTCACAAGACCTCATATCGAAGAATAAATTTTGTCTCGCAACCCCTGTGCAAAGTTTGGACCCCttattgaaagaaaacCTTTTGTACTTGGATGCATACGTACTTTCTTCTGACTTGCGAAAATCCTGCCACATTTGTTCAAGATGTATcaaaagagaacaaaagagagCATCAAGAGGAAAAGCAGCAAGTACAAAAAGTAATAGTACAAATGCAAATAAAACTGCTGATAGCGGTGGAGATACTGAGGGTGCTAATTTGGATAACCAGACTGACTCCAAAACTCctataaaaaacaattcaagTGCTTGGTCCGATGAACTGATGATCAAAAAGGCAATCATATTCAACTGCAAGGAGATTGTTTCATTCCCACCACCTTCGGGTATTCCAAACGAGGCATTCAAGTCATTGGAACTATCAGCAAGAATCATTTGTTATTGCAGACACCACAAAGAGCAAGCAGGTTTCAAGATATTAGTTGTtattaaaaacaacaaaggcGATGTTGTTGCCAAACAAATATCTTCACCTATTATGATTATGGAtaggaagaaaaacatcCCATTGACTAGGGATTCCATACCAAACTCTGTTGCTAGTTCATCGGTCAATTTGAAAGAATTGGGTCGAGGACCTGAAAATGGGCTTGGACAGTTACTGGGTCTGATCAACGGTACAGGAAATGACCTGGTCAATGGCGATGGAGAAGCCAcatacaaaaagaaaaagctcTCAGCATCCGAATCGGATCATGATATCAAGTTTGACGTTTCTGGCGATCCACATCAATTGACGCCAAATTCAATTGATGAATCCAACTCGGATTTCCACACAAATACAGACCTCGAATCTACCAATGGTTTAGGGATGGGTCTtggcaatggcaatggTCATGGTACCGGCATTGGTAATAGTAATGGCACTGGCAACAGCCATGTTCGCGGTCTCAAGAGGAAAAAACTTTCAGTTGATGATCCATTTAATCATCCTTCAAATCCAATGTATAATGGAAGTGTAAATGGTCACTCGCCAATGAGCAATAGTGATACAAATACGTCAgctaattttaattttcttaaGCAGCAACCTTCTTCGATGTCATTTCAAGGAATGTCGCCAATGGCTCTTGGTTCTCACTGCCCACCAGCGCCACATTTAATACAACCAAACTTTCAACAGTCCATGTCATTAccgcagcaacaacaacaacagctgcctctgcaactgcaacatctctcacaacagcaacagatGGAACAACTTAGGTTACCATCAATTCAAAGAATTATTCCTGCGCATGGACCAGTCAGAGGAGGCATTGAAATCACATTGCTTGGTTTCAACTTTAGACCTGGTTTATCTGTAAAATTTGGAGCACATCGTGCGCTTGCCACGCATTGTTGGTCAGAAACTACAATTGTTACATATTTACCACCTGCACAACAACCAGGCCAAGTTTTGGTCACTTTTGAGAGTGATGAGATCCCTATTTTGCAACCtcagcaacaactgcaaatCTTTACATACACTGATGATACTGATCGACAATTGATTGAGTTGGCATTACAAATTGTTggattgaaaatgaatggTAAATTGGAGGATGCAAAGAACATTGCAAGAAGAATTGTGGGTACAGATACCAAATCAGGTAATGGGTCAACGAGTACCACTCCAGTTGAATCTTCAAATACACCACCTACAAATACCAGCGGCAATGCCAATGTTCACGCTTATGCTTGGTTCGATGCCGCTCATAGATccttgaaaaaattgacgACCTCGGGTCTCAGCACACAAATCATCTTGGTCAAGTTACTATCTCTTGTTGATATGCCTAATTGTCCAATTGTAATACCAAATTGGCAACTTGCCAATAAGGAAGGGCAAACATTGCTTCACTTGGCCACAATGAAGAATTATGCCAAATTGATTAAATTTTTGGTGACTCATGGGTGCAAGATCGATGTCAAGGATAATCACGGTATTACTCCATTGTTTCTTGCTTCTATGAATGGTAACAGGAGCTTGATGGAGTTTTACATTGGTTATTGTAAATCAAACTGGAACTTGAAATTGCTGAACAACTTGTATTTGAAGGACTACTGTGATTTAAATGTGATTGATATGTTTAGCACATTGGAACGTGAAACTGGCTCAGCACGTGAAATTACTGATGAAGAGGAGATAGATGAACAAGGAGTCGTCAGAAGAACAATGTCTTTTGACTCAATAGACTCTGTGTTGGAGCACAATTATGGTCGTCATATTTCCACCATGGTGTCATATGATGAAGTGACAACTCCAACACTACCCTCACAAGCcccatcaccatcaccaacaacacatcaacagcaacaggaACAGATTGGTACAAGTTCACCTCCTAACATTCCAGCTGATGATTCCAATGGCAAGAATTATATGGATGATCGCAATTATATTTCCGATTTTGCTGATTCTGAATTTGATTCTGAGGATGATTTTGACGAAGACGACGCAGATTATTGTGATGATGAATACAGTGAAAATGACgacaataatgatgatgatgatgatgatgatgattatgGTGATGATGTCAATGAACGAAAAGGTGAGAATTATGACAGAGGTGAGAACATAGCAACTGCGGGAAGTATGATAGCTCTTGCTCATGGCTCTATGACCCCTGCTAGTATTGCTAGTGTCTCTAGTGTTGCAACTAGTAGTGCAAGTACTATTAGGCAAGTCGAGGAAAATCAAGTTGATAATTCTGTTTCAAATGTAGCAACTAGTGCACCATCGTCTCCTGGTATCTGgcaaaaagtcaaaaacGTGTTTTACAAAGAAGAGGATAGTGACTCGCTACCAAACTACGTTGATTTGTACCCATCTGgaccttcttcttcactgGGTGCTAAGCCCAAGAGCGCAATTGAGCAAACTTTGAATCAGAGTCAGTCGATTACTGCCTCTCAAGTAACTCAGGTTAAAGACGATCTTCAAGAATCCCAAAGATCTTCAGCTTTACCTATTGTGCAAGAATCAACACTTGTTGAGCAAGATCATGATTTGGATGCTGGAGCAGCGTCTGATTCTTCGGAAGATATGGTCATTTCTTATATCAATCACCCACGTAAATCAGTCGAACATGACAAGATGTTGGTGTTCTTTTGGATCCCCATGTTGGTGATGATTGTtgctttgttctttatgGTCAATGTGATGGGATACCGAATCAAGCAAATAGACCAAATACAACTGACAATGAGAGACGTGTTGGGCAATATAATGCTTGGAGGTAACGAAAGAATTGGCCGAGTATTTGCTACCAAAGCTGCTGCGGTTGCTGCAAGTGCAACAGGGGTATTGACGGGAAGAGGTTGA